One window from the genome of Mustela lutreola isolate mMusLut2 chromosome 11, mMusLut2.pri, whole genome shotgun sequence encodes:
- the LOC131811553 gene encoding 14-3-3 protein zeta/delta-like, which translates to MDKNELVQKAKLAEQAELYDDMAACMKSVTEQGAELSNEERNLLSVAYKNVVGACRSSWRVVSSIEQKTEGAEKKQQMAREYREKIETELRDICNDVLSLLEKFLIPSASQAESKVFYLKMKGDYYRYLAEVAAGDDKKGIVDQSQQAYQEAFEISKKEMQPTHPIRLGLALNFSVFYYEILNSPEKACSLAKTAFDEAIAELDTLSEESYKDSTLIMQLLRDNLTLWTSDTQGDEAEAGEGGEN; encoded by the coding sequence ATGGATAAAAATGAGCTGGTGCAGAAGGCCAAACTGGCCGAGCAGGCTGAGCTATATGATGACATGGCAGCCTGCATGAAGTCTgtaactgagcaaggagctgaatTATCCAATGAGGAGAGGAATCTTCTCTCAGTTGCTTATAAAAATGTTGTAGGAGCCTGTAGGTCATCTTGGAGGGTCGTCTCGAGTATTGAGCAAAAGACGGAAGGTGCTGAGAAAAAACAGCAGATGGCTCGAGAATACAGAGAGAAAATCGAGACCGAGCTAAGAGATATCTGCAATGATGTACTGTCTCTTTTGGAAAAGTTTTTGATCCCCAGTGCTTCACAAGCAGAGAGCAAAGTCTtctatttgaaaatgaaaggagacTACTACCGTTACTTGGCAGAGGTTGCTGCTGGTGATGATAAGAAAGGGATTGTAGATCAGTCACAACAAGCATATCAAGAAGCTTTTGAAATCAGCAAAAAGGAAATGCAACCAACACATCCTATCAGATTGGGTCTGgcccttaacttctctgtgttctATTACGAAATTCTGAACTCCCCGGAGAAAGCTTGCTCTCTTGCAAAGACAGCTTTTGATGAAGCCATTGCTGAACTTGATACATTAAGTGAAGAGTCATACAAAGACAGCACGCTAATAATGCAATTACTGAGAGACAACTTGACATTGTGGACATCGGACACCCAAGGAGACGAAGctgaagcaggagaaggaggggaaaattAA